The Bombus vancouverensis nearcticus chromosome 2, iyBomVanc1_principal, whole genome shotgun sequence genome window below encodes:
- the LOC117163325 gene encoding protein ABHD18 isoform X2: MPRSRLDAVYRSILLTKFFTKGWGSPHNLKRIFEFRRLLANRETCYKLIPRDYPVNITKDEEWSDCHIIEGCFESPFNKHLPDIMPYETITAHFQLVLPPKWHSHKVKPICLHLAGTGDHFFWRRRNLIAKPLLKESGIASLLLENPFYGSRKPQNQIRSCLHNVCDIFIMGGCLIMESIVLLNWCEQQGFGPLGLTGLSMGGHMASLAATNWPKPIPLIPCLSWSTASPVFTQGVMSASINWTLLENQYFENEQYQNDLAKMVKIIGKEDAFLAGKHFAQHYPSSMKRVNELNHMSDNTTEDVHTTTASETVINNKVHNDCDSQNQDNTLKNQVAEEKAARIFPLNILSNKFGFKDLNTLKGICLLPVPRHPLFSDCKWREREALQFMCGIMDECTHLKNFEVPVDTELIIAVCARNDAYVPRDNCMSLDKIWPGAEIRYIDAGHVSAYLLHQKVFRSTIVEAFERSMKKYPMQVS, translated from the exons ATGCCACGAAGTCGTTTGGATGCCGTTTATagaagtattttgctaactaaATTCTTTACGAAGGGCTGGGGTAGTCCTCACAATCTTAAAAG gaTTTTTGAATTTAGAAGACTCCTTGCCAACAGAGAAACatgttataaacttataccccGTGACTATCCAGTTAACATAACTAAG gaTGAAGAATGGTCAGATTGCCATATCATAGAAGGATGTTTTGAAAGTCCATTCAATAAACACCTCCCTGATATAATGCCTTATGAGACAATAACTGCACATTTCCAATTAGTACTACCACCAAAATGGCATTCCCATAAAGTAAAACCTATTTGTTTACATCTTGCTGGTACAGGAGATCAT TTCTTTTGGAGGAGAAGAAATCTAATTGCCAAACCACTACTAAAAGAATCAGGAATTGCATCTTTGTTATTGGAAAATCCATTTTATGGTTCAAGGAAACCACAGAATCAAAT ACGATCTTGTTTACATAATGTATGTGACATCTTTATCATGGGAGGGTGTTTAATAATGGAATCAATTGTTTTACTAAATTGGTGCGAGCAACAAGGTTTTGGACCTTTAGGATTGACAGGCTTATCAATGGGTGGTCAT ATGGCTTCATTAGCAGCGACTAACTGGCCAAAACCAATTCCATTAATCCCTTGCCTTTCATGGTCAACAGCATCACCAGTATTTACTCAAGGTGTAATGAGCGCTTCGATTAATTGGACGCTTTTAGAAAACcaatattttgaaaatgaaCAATATCAAAATGATCTTGCCAAAATGGTGAAAATTATTGGTAAAGAA GATGCGTTTTTAGCTGGCAAACATTTTGCACAGCATTATCCTTCGAGTATGAAAAGAGTTAATGAATTAAATCATATGTCTGACAATACTACCGAAGATGTACATACTACAACTGCCTCTGAAACTGTgattaataataaagtacaTAACGACTGTGATTCGCAAAACCAAGACAATACTCTGAAGAATCAAGTTGCTGAGGAAAAAGCAGCAAGGATATTTCCTTTAAACATTTTATCAAACAAATTTGGATTTAAAGATTTAAATACACTTAAAG GTATTTGTTTGTTACCAGTTCCAAGACATCCGTTATTTTCGGATTGTAAATGGCGCGAACGAGAAGCATTGCAATTTATGTGCGGAATAATGGACGAATGTAcgcatttaaaaaattttgaagTGCCTGTTGATACTGAGCTGATTATTGCTGTCTGTGCAAGGAACGATGCGTACGTCCCACGTGATAATTGTATGAGCTTGGATAAAATCTGGCCAGGAGCTGAAATTCGGTACATAGATGCTGGACATGTATCTGCCTATCTTCTTCATCAGAAAGTATTTAG GTCTACTATAGTAGAAGCGTTTGAGCGATCAATGAAAAAATATCCTATGCAAGTCAGCTGA
- the tex gene encoding THO complex 3 homolog tex isoform X1, which yields MKITMSASRVDELISYFKSHNKIREQQSHSAKVHSVGWSCDGKLLASGSFDKSVCIFSLCPDRLKQETTFRGHGGSVDQLCWHAFYPELLSTASGDKTVRIWDTRTQKCTANISTRGENINISWSPDGNTIAVGNKEDLVTFIDARVMKIRAEEQFNFEVNEISWNKDSDTFYLTNGQGCVHILSYPDLELLHVIKAHPGTCICIEFDPTGRYFATGSADALVSLWDADELCCLRTFSRLEWPVRTISFSYDGQLLAAASEDLVIDIGEVETGEKIADIPVEAATFTVAWHPKQYLLAYACDDKDTYDRKRDAGSLKVFGFAND from the exons ATGAAAATAACAATGTCCGCTTCTCGTGTAGATGAGCTGATCAGTTACTTCAAATCACACAACAAAATTAGAGAACAACAAAGTCATTCTGCTAAAGTACATAGCGTAGGATGGAGTTGCGATGGGAAACTGTTAGCTTCCGGATCTTTTGATAAATCTGTTTGCATTTTCTCCCTTTGTCCAGATCGTTTA AAACAAGAAACAACTTTCAGAGGGCATGGTGGTAGTGTGGATCAATTGTGCTGGCATGCCTTTTACCCTGAATTATTATCTACTGCGAGTGGAGACAAGACAGTTCGTATATGGGATACGAGGACTCAAAAATGCACAGCAAACATCAGTACAAGGggtgaaaatattaatatatcatgGTCACCTGATGGTAATACAATAGCAGTAGGAAATAAAGAAGATTTAGTGACTTTTATTGATGCACGGGTGATGAAAATTCGTGCGGAAGAACAATTTAACTTTGAAGTGAATGAAATTTCATGGAATAAGGATTCTGATACGTTTTATCTAACTAATGGCCAAGGCTGTGTTCATATACTTAGCTATCCAGATTTAGAACTGTTACATGTAATCAAAGCACATCCAGGGACATGTATTTGTATAGAATTTGATCCTACTGGAAGGTATTTTGCAACTGGTTCAGCAGATGCATTAGTTTCTTTATGGGATGCAGATGAACTGTGTTGTTTAAGAACATTTTCAAGATTAGAATGGCCAGTGAGAACCATATCATTTTCTTATGATGGACAATTATTGGCTGCAGCATCTGAGGATCTTGTGATAGATATAGGTGAAGTTGAAACTGGAGAGAAGATTGCAGATATACCAGTAGAGGCAGCAACCTTTACAGTAGCATGGCATCCAAAACAATATTTGTTAGCATATGCATGTGATGACAAAGATACTTATGACAGAAAACGTGATGCTGGCAGTTTGAAAGTATTTGGATTTGCCAATGactaa
- the LOC117163325 gene encoding protein ABHD18 isoform X3, which produces MPRSRLDAVYRSILLTKFFTKGWGSPHNLKRIFEFRRLLANRETCYKLIPRDYPVNITKDEEWSDCHIIEGCFESPFNKHLPDIMPYETITAHFQLVLPPKWHSHKVKPICLHLAGTGDHFFWRRRNLIAKPLLKESGIASLLLENPFYGSRKPQNQIRSCLHNVCDIFIMGGCLIMESIVLLNWCEQQGFGPLGLTGLSMGGHMASLAATNWPKPIPLIPCLSWSTASPVFTQGVMSASINWTLLENQYFENEQYQNDLAKMVKIIGKEDAFLAGKHFAQHYPSSMKRVNELNHMSDNTTEDVHTTTASETVINNKVHNDCDSQNQDNTLKNQVAEEKAARIFPLNILSNKFGFKDLNTLKVPRHPLFSDCKWREREALQFMCGIMDECTHLKNFEVPVDTELIIAVCARNDAYVPRDNCMSLDKIWPGAEIRYIDAGHVSAYLLHQKVFRSTIVEAFERSMKKYPMQVS; this is translated from the exons ATGCCACGAAGTCGTTTGGATGCCGTTTATagaagtattttgctaactaaATTCTTTACGAAGGGCTGGGGTAGTCCTCACAATCTTAAAAG gaTTTTTGAATTTAGAAGACTCCTTGCCAACAGAGAAACatgttataaacttataccccGTGACTATCCAGTTAACATAACTAAG gaTGAAGAATGGTCAGATTGCCATATCATAGAAGGATGTTTTGAAAGTCCATTCAATAAACACCTCCCTGATATAATGCCTTATGAGACAATAACTGCACATTTCCAATTAGTACTACCACCAAAATGGCATTCCCATAAAGTAAAACCTATTTGTTTACATCTTGCTGGTACAGGAGATCAT TTCTTTTGGAGGAGAAGAAATCTAATTGCCAAACCACTACTAAAAGAATCAGGAATTGCATCTTTGTTATTGGAAAATCCATTTTATGGTTCAAGGAAACCACAGAATCAAAT ACGATCTTGTTTACATAATGTATGTGACATCTTTATCATGGGAGGGTGTTTAATAATGGAATCAATTGTTTTACTAAATTGGTGCGAGCAACAAGGTTTTGGACCTTTAGGATTGACAGGCTTATCAATGGGTGGTCAT ATGGCTTCATTAGCAGCGACTAACTGGCCAAAACCAATTCCATTAATCCCTTGCCTTTCATGGTCAACAGCATCACCAGTATTTACTCAAGGTGTAATGAGCGCTTCGATTAATTGGACGCTTTTAGAAAACcaatattttgaaaatgaaCAATATCAAAATGATCTTGCCAAAATGGTGAAAATTATTGGTAAAGAA GATGCGTTTTTAGCTGGCAAACATTTTGCACAGCATTATCCTTCGAGTATGAAAAGAGTTAATGAATTAAATCATATGTCTGACAATACTACCGAAGATGTACATACTACAACTGCCTCTGAAACTGTgattaataataaagtacaTAACGACTGTGATTCGCAAAACCAAGACAATACTCTGAAGAATCAAGTTGCTGAGGAAAAAGCAGCAAGGATATTTCCTTTAAACATTTTATCAAACAAATTTGGATTTAAAGATTTAAATACACTTAAAG TTCCAAGACATCCGTTATTTTCGGATTGTAAATGGCGCGAACGAGAAGCATTGCAATTTATGTGCGGAATAATGGACGAATGTAcgcatttaaaaaattttgaagTGCCTGTTGATACTGAGCTGATTATTGCTGTCTGTGCAAGGAACGATGCGTACGTCCCACGTGATAATTGTATGAGCTTGGATAAAATCTGGCCAGGAGCTGAAATTCGGTACATAGATGCTGGACATGTATCTGCCTATCTTCTTCATCAGAAAGTATTTAG GTCTACTATAGTAGAAGCGTTTGAGCGATCAATGAAAAAATATCCTATGCAAGTCAGCTGA
- the tex gene encoding THO complex 3 homolog tex isoform X2 produces the protein MKRVTYELISYFKSHNKIREQQSHSAKVHSVGWSCDGKLLASGSFDKSVCIFSLCPDRLKQETTFRGHGGSVDQLCWHAFYPELLSTASGDKTVRIWDTRTQKCTANISTRGENINISWSPDGNTIAVGNKEDLVTFIDARVMKIRAEEQFNFEVNEISWNKDSDTFYLTNGQGCVHILSYPDLELLHVIKAHPGTCICIEFDPTGRYFATGSADALVSLWDADELCCLRTFSRLEWPVRTISFSYDGQLLAAASEDLVIDIGEVETGEKIADIPVEAATFTVAWHPKQYLLAYACDDKDTYDRKRDAGSLKVFGFAND, from the exons ATGAAACGTGTAACAT ATGAGCTGATCAGTTACTTCAAATCACACAACAAAATTAGAGAACAACAAAGTCATTCTGCTAAAGTACATAGCGTAGGATGGAGTTGCGATGGGAAACTGTTAGCTTCCGGATCTTTTGATAAATCTGTTTGCATTTTCTCCCTTTGTCCAGATCGTTTA AAACAAGAAACAACTTTCAGAGGGCATGGTGGTAGTGTGGATCAATTGTGCTGGCATGCCTTTTACCCTGAATTATTATCTACTGCGAGTGGAGACAAGACAGTTCGTATATGGGATACGAGGACTCAAAAATGCACAGCAAACATCAGTACAAGGggtgaaaatattaatatatcatgGTCACCTGATGGTAATACAATAGCAGTAGGAAATAAAGAAGATTTAGTGACTTTTATTGATGCACGGGTGATGAAAATTCGTGCGGAAGAACAATTTAACTTTGAAGTGAATGAAATTTCATGGAATAAGGATTCTGATACGTTTTATCTAACTAATGGCCAAGGCTGTGTTCATATACTTAGCTATCCAGATTTAGAACTGTTACATGTAATCAAAGCACATCCAGGGACATGTATTTGTATAGAATTTGATCCTACTGGAAGGTATTTTGCAACTGGTTCAGCAGATGCATTAGTTTCTTTATGGGATGCAGATGAACTGTGTTGTTTAAGAACATTTTCAAGATTAGAATGGCCAGTGAGAACCATATCATTTTCTTATGATGGACAATTATTGGCTGCAGCATCTGAGGATCTTGTGATAGATATAGGTGAAGTTGAAACTGGAGAGAAGATTGCAGATATACCAGTAGAGGCAGCAACCTTTACAGTAGCATGGCATCCAAAACAATATTTGTTAGCATATGCATGTGATGACAAAGATACTTATGACAGAAAACGTGATGCTGGCAGTTTGAAAGTATTTGGATTTGCCAATGactaa
- the LOC117163325 gene encoding protein ABHD18 isoform X1 produces MPRSRLDAVYRSILLTKFFTKGWGSPHNLKRIFEFRRLLANRETCYKLIPRDYPVNITKDEEWSDCHIIEGCFESPFNKHLPDIMPYETITAHFQLVLPPKWHSHKVKPICLHLAGTGDHFFWRRRNLIAKPLLKESGIASLLLENPFYGSRKPQNQIRSCLHNVCDIFIMGGCLIMESIVLLNWCEQQGFGPLGLTGLSMGGHMASLAATNWPKPIPLIPCLSWSTASPVFTQGVMSASINWTLLENQYFENEQYQNDLAKMVKIIGKEDAFLAGKHFAQHYPSSMKRVNELNHMSDNTTEDVHTTTASETVINNKVHNDCDSQNQDNTLKNQVAEEKAARIFPLNILSNKFGFKDLNTLKVLNAKFTKAWFGTSTFIARFALAIGICLLPVPRHPLFSDCKWREREALQFMCGIMDECTHLKNFEVPVDTELIIAVCARNDAYVPRDNCMSLDKIWPGAEIRYIDAGHVSAYLLHQKVFRSTIVEAFERSMKKYPMQVS; encoded by the exons ATGCCACGAAGTCGTTTGGATGCCGTTTATagaagtattttgctaactaaATTCTTTACGAAGGGCTGGGGTAGTCCTCACAATCTTAAAAG gaTTTTTGAATTTAGAAGACTCCTTGCCAACAGAGAAACatgttataaacttataccccGTGACTATCCAGTTAACATAACTAAG gaTGAAGAATGGTCAGATTGCCATATCATAGAAGGATGTTTTGAAAGTCCATTCAATAAACACCTCCCTGATATAATGCCTTATGAGACAATAACTGCACATTTCCAATTAGTACTACCACCAAAATGGCATTCCCATAAAGTAAAACCTATTTGTTTACATCTTGCTGGTACAGGAGATCAT TTCTTTTGGAGGAGAAGAAATCTAATTGCCAAACCACTACTAAAAGAATCAGGAATTGCATCTTTGTTATTGGAAAATCCATTTTATGGTTCAAGGAAACCACAGAATCAAAT ACGATCTTGTTTACATAATGTATGTGACATCTTTATCATGGGAGGGTGTTTAATAATGGAATCAATTGTTTTACTAAATTGGTGCGAGCAACAAGGTTTTGGACCTTTAGGATTGACAGGCTTATCAATGGGTGGTCAT ATGGCTTCATTAGCAGCGACTAACTGGCCAAAACCAATTCCATTAATCCCTTGCCTTTCATGGTCAACAGCATCACCAGTATTTACTCAAGGTGTAATGAGCGCTTCGATTAATTGGACGCTTTTAGAAAACcaatattttgaaaatgaaCAATATCAAAATGATCTTGCCAAAATGGTGAAAATTATTGGTAAAGAA GATGCGTTTTTAGCTGGCAAACATTTTGCACAGCATTATCCTTCGAGTATGAAAAGAGTTAATGAATTAAATCATATGTCTGACAATACTACCGAAGATGTACATACTACAACTGCCTCTGAAACTGTgattaataataaagtacaTAACGACTGTGATTCGCAAAACCAAGACAATACTCTGAAGAATCAAGTTGCTGAGGAAAAAGCAGCAAGGATATTTCCTTTAAACATTTTATCAAACAAATTTGGATTTAAAGATTTAAATACACTTAAAG TGTTAAATGCTAAATTTACAAAAGCATGGTTTGGTACAAGCACGTTTATAGCACGTTTTGCTTTGGCAATAGGTATTTGTTTGTTACCAGTTCCAAGACATCCGTTATTTTCGGATTGTAAATGGCGCGAACGAGAAGCATTGCAATTTATGTGCGGAATAATGGACGAATGTAcgcatttaaaaaattttgaagTGCCTGTTGATACTGAGCTGATTATTGCTGTCTGTGCAAGGAACGATGCGTACGTCCCACGTGATAATTGTATGAGCTTGGATAAAATCTGGCCAGGAGCTGAAATTCGGTACATAGATGCTGGACATGTATCTGCCTATCTTCTTCATCAGAAAGTATTTAG GTCTACTATAGTAGAAGCGTTTGAGCGATCAATGAAAAAATATCCTATGCAAGTCAGCTGA